AATAAATTTCTAGCTGGCAACTTAGTCTTACCTACTCCTTGTAAAATACTAGATGTTACCTGTTGCAGGCTCACAGCTATGACTCCAAAAGATACATAACGCAAAGACACTGCCGCCTGTTCATTAGCAAAGATCATCTTGCATAATGGCCTAGCTAAAATAAACAACCCAATAGAAGATGGAATTGACACATATAATGCCAACTTAAAAGCTTTTGATATCCTACTCTTAGTAAGCTTGTCCGAACCTAAAGCATAAGATTCTGAAATAGCAGGGACCAAATTAACTGCTAAAGAAGCTGCTATTACTGTTGGAAAACGTACTAAAGTCATAGCCATTCCATTAAATTGTCCATATAAACTAGTTGCTTCTTCTAAGCTAAAACCAGCAACTTTTAATCTAGGAGTAATCATTGTAGCATCTATCATCCTCATCAATGGTAAAATCAAAGCCCCAATTGTTATTGGAACCGCCAATGAAATAATCTTATGTAATATCTCTTTGACTGGTGGCTTATCTAATTCTGCTCCATTTAATTCTTCCCTATTTGATTGAAATCGATAATAAATAATTAGGACAACAGTTAAACCGGCAACAGAACCAAAAAAAGCACCAGAAGCTGCTCCAGCAGCACCTAATTCTATCCCATAGGGCAATAATAGATAGGCTAATAAAATCATACTAATCATTCTAATAATCTGTTCTACAACTTGGGATATAGCAGTAGGTCTCATTTCTTGATAACCTTGGAAATAACCCCTATAAGTAGCCATAATAGAAACTATAAAAATAGCTGGTGCAATTGACAGTACAGAATAAAAGACTCTGATATCATCTAATAAATAACGAGATATTGGCTTAGCTAACAATGCAATACTTATTGATGCTATTAGACCAAAAACAAAACTAAAACTTAATGCCACTTTAAATATATAATCAGCTATATCTTTTCTTCCTTGAGCTCTTTTTTCAGAAATCAACTTAGAAATAGCAACTGGAATTGCAACAGTAGATACAGTTAAAATAATTGTATAAACTGGATAAGCTTTCTCATAGAGACCAAAGCCTTGATCGCCAATGACTCTTCCTAAAAATGCTCTATATATTAGTCCTAAAAATTTACTAATAAAACCTGCCATAGCTATAATAGCAGTCCCTTTTAGCAAAGTGTTTTTTTGTTTATTCAACTATACTCTCCTTTCCCAAATAAAAAGAAATATCTAAGTAATTACTAAGTTTACCCTCCTAACTATTTATAATAACAAATTTTCAATAATTATGCTACCCTTTTAGCTTAGCTTTTATAGTAGAGTAAGAAACTATATTTATATAATATTACTTATCATAAATAATAAAATGCCCTAGTGGGCATCAATTCTTTATTTATAAACTCTAAATACTCAAATTATTATTTTCTATTTTAGAATAATTTATTATCTAATCAAATCTCTAATATATATTTTGTAATTTATAAAAATAAAGGCGAGCTAAATAGCTCACCAAAAATTAACTTTCCATTTGTTTTGCTAAAAAACCTGCTGCTGTACTGGAGAGTTTTATTTCTAAATCTCCCATGCTAGCCCCATCTTTCTTAGATGCTAATACAACAGCCCCTATTGAGTCTCCTCCCGATATAATCGGTACTATTACTTGAGCTGTAAATATACTATCTTCTTCCCCATAAATTCCTTCACAGAAAATTTCATCAGTTTTCTCATTAATTACTTTAGTTTCGCCACTCTTCATTACCTCTTCTGAAATTGAACTAACGGGTTTATCAATAAATTTATTCTTTTTAGCACCAGCTACTGCTACGATAGCATCTCTATCCAAAACACAGGCCATATGTCCTGTCACTTCAGATAAAGAATCTACATATTCTTGAGCAAACTCACCTAATTCCCCAATTGGAGAATATTTCTTTAGGATTACCTCTCCATCACGATCAACAAAAATTTCAAGAGGCTCTCCTTCTCTAATCCTCATAGTTCTTCTAATTTCCTTTGGAATTACAACTCGACCCAAATCATCTATGCGACGTACAATCCCTGTAGCTTTCATCTTAATTATTTAGTATCCTAAAAAAAAGAATACTAAGTAATTCTCACCTCCCAATTATTTTATTTCCTTAGTACTTCACTATTAGTATATAATTCAATTAAAAATTTTATTCTTATTATAC
Above is a window of Orenia marismortui DSM 5156 DNA encoding:
- a CDS encoding putative polysaccharide biosynthesis protein; amino-acid sequence: MNKQKNTLLKGTAIIAMAGFISKFLGLIYRAFLGRVIGDQGFGLYEKAYPVYTIILTVSTVAIPVAISKLISEKRAQGRKDIADYIFKVALSFSFVFGLIASISIALLAKPISRYLLDDIRVFYSVLSIAPAIFIVSIMATYRGYFQGYQEMRPTAISQVVEQIIRMISMILLAYLLLPYGIELGAAGAASGAFFGSVAGLTVVLIIYYRFQSNREELNGAELDKPPVKEILHKIISLAVPITIGALILPLMRMIDATMITPRLKVAGFSLEEATSLYGQFNGMAMTLVRFPTVIAASLAVNLVPAISESYALGSDKLTKSRISKAFKLALYVSIPSSIGLFILARPLCKMIFANEQAAVSLRYVSFGVIAVSLQQVTSSILQGVGKTKLPARNLFFGASLNIILNYTLTAIPTLGIRGAALGTVAGFTLAALLNMIGVFNIVKPDFNYNNLIIKPLFSGIIMLIAIFSSYKLLSTYLGDDSFIILSFNTLSTVFIGMTIYGGILLLTKGITKDDLKLIPKVGIKLANLLDKLGLVRG
- the spoVT gene encoding stage V sporulation protein T, with the translated sequence MKATGIVRRIDDLGRVVIPKEIRRTMRIREGEPLEIFVDRDGEVILKKYSPIGELGEFAQEYVDSLSEVTGHMACVLDRDAIVAVAGAKKNKFIDKPVSSISEEVMKSGETKVINEKTDEIFCEGIYGEEDSIFTAQVIVPIISGGDSIGAVVLASKKDGASMGDLEIKLSSTAAGFLAKQMES